Genomic DNA from Blattabacterium sp. (Blaberus giganteus):
ATTCCAATATTAGAAAAATTATTAGATATTAATATTGTTGCTAATAATTTTTTTTTATCTCTTAGAATTTTAAATACAATATTTCCTTTCCAAGAGTTTTTTTTTCTTTCTCTATCAATGGTTTTTTTTTCAATACAAAAAAAAGCAGTTTCTGATCCAGATATTAGTGCGGAGAATAATAACAGTATTATGATTAATGCAAAATAAAAAACAAAATATAAAGTTTTTTCTAAAAAAACATTCGTCGAAGATTCTTTTTCCATGAGATTAAATTTTGATAATAATTTTTATAAAATAAATATGATAAAAAAAAGGATCTTAAATTCATACTAAAATTCATTGAAAATAAAAACTAAATCATTTTTTCATGTTTTAAAAATAAGACAATAGGACGAGGAAAAGGGTATTCGTTTATTTTATTATATGGTATAAAAAAAAAATTATCAAAAAATGTATTTTTATCAAAATTTTGTAAAATTTCACAATTTAAAAATCTAATTGATAAAATTTGATGAGTAAGTTTATGTTCTATTTGATAAATCAAAGTGTTAAAAAAAATCACTCTAAATTTTTCCCAAATTTTATCAGCTATTTCATAAATTGAAAGATTTTTTTCCGATTCTATTAAAGGAAAATCATAAAGACCCCTCCATATATCTTTTTTAGTAGATCTTTTGTTTAAACAAATATTTTTATTTTGATCACATACGAAAAGATAATAAAAAAATCTATGTTTTATAAACTTTTTTATTTTTTTTACAGGTAATTTATATACAGTTCTATTTTTAATGGAAAAACAAGAATTTTTAACTGGACATAATAAACATTTAGGACTTCTTGGAGTACATAAAATAGAACCTAAATCCATAATTGCTTGATTAAAAATTCCTGGTTGTTCAAAATCCATCATTTTTGAAACGATAACTCGAAACATATTTTTTGTAGTTGTAGATGTAATATCATTATAAATTCCTAAGTATCTGGAAAATACTCTGCAAGCATTTCCATCAATAGCAGGGATAACTTCATGAAAACATATAGATGCAATGGCTGCTGCTGTATATGGACCTATTCCTTTATATTTTATTAATTCTTGATATTTTTTAGGGAAAAAAATTTTTTCATTTTTTAATTTTATAGCAAAAGAATGTAAATATTTTGCTCTAGAATAATACCCCAGACCTTCCCACTTTTTCAACACATCTTTTTCTTCTGCTTTAGCTAGTTTTTCTAAACTTGAAAATTCTTTTATAAAATTTAAATAATACTTTATGGTTTGTGATGTTCTTGTTTGCTGTAACATAAACTCTGAAACCAATATATAATATGGATTTTTAGTTTCTCTCCAAGGAAATTTTCGATAATTTTTTTTGTACCAATTTATTATTTTTTTGTTAAAATCCATATACCTTTAATTTTAGAGCAATTTTATAAAAAATTGGTATATTTAGGAAACCAAATTTTGTTATTTGATATAATGATTTAACATGACAAAAGCAGATATAATAACAGAAATCATATCAGAAACTGGATCTGAAAAAATTGATACACAAAAGGTTATAGAAATATTTATGAAAAAAATAAAACAAAGTTTAACGTCTGGAGAAAATGTTTATTTAAGAGGATTCGGATCATTTATTATTAAATATAGAGCGAAAAAACTTGGACGTCATATATCCAAAAATATGTCTATTGTAATTCCTGCGCATAATATACCAGCATTTAAACCTGCAAAATCTTTTACAGAATTAGTGAAAAAAAATGTTCCTATAAAGAAATAGGAATGAAATAATGAGTATCTATGAATTAAATTACTAAATGAAAATTATGCCAAACGGAAAAAAAAGAAAAAGACGTAAGATAGCAACTCATAAAAGAAAAAAAAGAAATAGAAAAAATAGACATAAAAAGAAATAATAAATTATTGTAAGTTATAAAACTTTTTTCCTTGTTTTTGTGTGTATGAATAAAGAGTTAATTATAAATGCAGAAGAACAAGAAGTTAAGATAGCTCTTTTAGAAGAAGGAAAATTACTGGAGCTTCATATAGATATTTTTGATAAAAAATTCTCTGTAGGAGATATATATTTAGGAATAGTTAAAAAAATTCTATATGGATTAAATGCTGCTATCATAGATATAGGACATTCAAAAGGAGCTTTTTTACATTATGATGATGTTGGATTTCAAATAGATAAAATGTTGAATTTTATATCCAAAAATCACGTAAAAAAAGAATATAATCATTTAGAAGATAATAATTCTATAGATCATATATTGTATATTGGACAAAAAATATTGGTTCAAATCTCCAAAGAGCCGATTTCTAATAAAGGGCTAAAACTTACTACAAAAATTTGCATTCCAGGGAGAAATTT
This window encodes:
- a CDS encoding HU family DNA-binding protein, with amino-acid sequence MTKADIITEIISETGSEKIDTQKVIEIFMKKIKQSLTSGENVYLRGFGSFIIKYRAKKLGRHISKNMSIVIPAHNIPAFKPAKSFTELVKKNVPIKK
- a CDS encoding A/G-specific adenine glycosylase; translated protein: MDFNKKIINWYKKNYRKFPWRETKNPYYILVSEFMLQQTRTSQTIKYYLNFIKEFSSLEKLAKAEEKDVLKKWEGLGYYSRAKYLHSFAIKLKNEKIFFPKKYQELIKYKGIGPYTAAAIASICFHEVIPAIDGNACRVFSRYLGIYNDITSTTTKNMFRVIVSKMMDFEQPGIFNQAIMDLGSILCTPRSPKCLLCPVKNSCFSIKNRTVYKLPVKKIKKFIKHRFFYYLFVCDQNKNICLNKRSTKKDIWRGLYDFPLIESEKNLSIYEIADKIWEKFRVIFFNTLIYQIEHKLTHQILSIRFLNCEILQNFDKNTFFDNFFFIPYNKINEYPFPRPIVLFLKHEKMI